One genomic segment of Rhizobium sp. 11515TR includes these proteins:
- a CDS encoding LLM class flavin-dependent oxidoreductase yields MSENSMFDAGQFLLGTFASNCSSGMSVTKVPERWVNSWDNNLKLAQQLDEAGIDFMLPIARWIGYGGDTNFHGNVLETMTWAASLLASTNNINVFATIHTAANHPVVVAKQIATIDQISRGRIGLNIVAGWNQPEYEALGLDLPADHESRYAYAEEWFDIVKSLWERDQAFDYDGQFFHLRNVLGDPRPGHRAPILNAAGSGQGRSFAVRNADFLFTPAIDLSRSTTEIAELKQQGKAAGRNLGVLTFAHVVCRPTEGEARDYLQHFGKDNADWEAVDNLVRLQFAHAQSFPHDLLALIRDRMAAGHGGFPLIGTPEQVAEGILALHKAGFSGTTISFVDYNAEFPYFRDRVLPLLEQAGIRRPVSMPHVTI; encoded by the coding sequence ATGTCGGAGAACTCCATGTTCGACGCAGGGCAATTTTTGCTCGGCACCTTCGCCAGCAATTGCTCCAGCGGCATGAGCGTTACCAAAGTGCCGGAACGCTGGGTCAATTCCTGGGACAACAATCTGAAATTGGCCCAGCAGCTGGATGAGGCAGGTATCGATTTCATGTTGCCGATCGCCCGATGGATCGGATATGGCGGCGACACCAATTTTCACGGCAATGTGCTGGAAACGATGACGTGGGCGGCGAGCTTGCTCGCCAGCACGAACAACATCAACGTCTTTGCCACCATTCACACGGCCGCGAACCATCCGGTGGTTGTTGCCAAGCAAATCGCGACGATCGATCAGATCAGCCGAGGACGGATCGGCCTCAACATAGTTGCCGGTTGGAACCAGCCGGAATACGAAGCATTGGGACTTGACCTGCCCGCTGACCATGAAAGCCGCTATGCCTATGCGGAGGAATGGTTCGATATCGTCAAAAGCCTATGGGAGCGAGATCAGGCCTTTGACTATGATGGCCAGTTCTTTCATCTCAGAAATGTACTTGGCGATCCTCGACCCGGGCATCGCGCACCTATCCTCAACGCTGCAGGTTCCGGCCAAGGCCGCTCCTTTGCCGTGCGGAATGCAGACTTTCTGTTTACTCCGGCCATAGATCTGAGCCGTTCGACGACTGAAATCGCGGAGTTGAAACAGCAGGGCAAAGCCGCCGGTCGCAATTTGGGTGTCCTCACCTTTGCCCATGTGGTCTGCCGACCGACGGAGGGAGAAGCGCGAGACTATCTTCAGCATTTCGGAAAGGACAATGCGGATTGGGAGGCGGTAGACAATCTAGTGCGCCTGCAATTCGCGCATGCGCAATCCTTTCCGCATGACCTTCTGGCATTGATCCGGGACCGGATGGCTGCTGGACATGGCGGTTTCCCGCTCATCGGGACGCCCGAACAGGTGGCGGAAGGTATTCTTGCCCTTCACAAGGCCGGCTTCAGCGGAACGACCATTTCATTTGTCGATTACAATGCCGAATTTCCGTATTTCCGTGATCGGGTTCTTCCATTGCTCGAACAGGCCGGTATTCGCAGGCCGGTTTCAATGCCGCATGTGACGATCTAA
- a CDS encoding winged helix DNA-binding protein produces MSTETEDQKGHPRGLDRSWHLAQTPLQVDLTELEFALMRAFEAFGRWQTECLASVIGLAASGPENAMLHIIRMHDRPKSIKDLARLSNREDIPNMQYSLRKLVGAGLVERRGSGRSGVTYSVTEKGRDITDEYAAVRSALLVKAVQGVPNMGRRLEEASSTLDLMTGIYEHVARSAATHRRFTDD; encoded by the coding sequence ATGAGCACCGAAACCGAAGACCAGAAGGGCCATCCACGCGGCTTGGATCGAAGCTGGCATCTGGCGCAAACACCGCTGCAAGTGGACCTGACCGAATTGGAATTTGCCCTCATGCGCGCGTTCGAGGCCTTCGGGCGCTGGCAAACCGAGTGCCTGGCTTCGGTCATTGGACTGGCAGCGAGCGGCCCTGAGAATGCTATGCTCCATATAATTCGCATGCATGATAGGCCTAAATCCATCAAGGATCTTGCGCGCCTGTCCAATCGAGAAGACATCCCGAACATGCAGTACAGCTTGAGAAAGCTAGTCGGTGCAGGACTGGTGGAAAGAAGGGGCAGCGGCCGTTCGGGGGTCACATATTCGGTGACAGAAAAAGGTCGAGACATCACAGACGAATACGCCGCAGTCCGCTCGGCCCTTCTGGTAAAAGCTGTGCAAGGCGTCCCGAACATGGGCCGCCGTTTGGAGGAAGCGTCCAGCACACTGGACTTGATGACGGGGATTTATGAGCACGTGGCCAGAAGCGCAGCGACGCATCGCCGATTTACAGACGATTAG
- a CDS encoding ABC transporter permease — translation MITFILADLRRFWSGALAVVVLIALSVALSVTVTLQERAVRLGSARAAEKFDLLVGAAGSETQLALSAVFLQPAPLPLMEGAVLSRLASDPRVELAAPVGFGDSAYGHPIVGTTTGLISSLSPSLSQGAMFARLGEAVVGSDVALSTGAEVKPMHGTAETGGETHTAIAYKVTGRMAPTGTAWDRAILVPIRAVWQLHGIHGADHHDDDGDEASVHDAAEPHQHPDGREEGHEHGHVDADAPLDEQFDAQTPGIPAVLVKPKTIADAYRLRQEYRTGTTLGIFPAEVLTRLYATLGDARSLLLAIALGTQAIVIAAIVLVTIMHVGSRRRQIGALRALGTPVRSIVTLVWGELFVLFAAGILLGIALGYTAALVISVKLAAATAVRLPVGFSFDDLWLVGGFAGVAAIISIVPAFSALRSSPAAALRA, via the coding sequence ATGATCACCTTCATCCTTGCCGACCTCAGGCGCTTCTGGAGCGGTGCGCTGGCCGTCGTGGTGCTGATTGCCCTGTCGGTCGCGCTGAGCGTGACGGTGACGCTGCAGGAACGAGCTGTCCGGCTCGGCAGCGCGCGCGCCGCGGAAAAATTCGATCTGCTCGTGGGTGCCGCCGGCAGCGAGACGCAGCTGGCGCTTTCCGCCGTCTTCCTGCAGCCAGCGCCGTTGCCGCTGATGGAGGGTGCTGTTCTGTCCCGCCTTGCCAGTGATCCGCGTGTCGAACTGGCGGCACCGGTCGGCTTCGGCGATTCCGCATATGGGCATCCGATCGTCGGCACGACCACGGGCCTCATTTCGTCCCTCTCGCCCTCGCTCTCGCAGGGCGCGATGTTCGCGCGCCTCGGCGAAGCGGTGGTCGGCTCCGATGTCGCCTTGTCGACCGGCGCGGAAGTCAAGCCGATGCATGGCACGGCCGAGACCGGTGGCGAAACCCATACGGCCATCGCCTACAAGGTCACCGGCCGCATGGCGCCGACGGGAACAGCTTGGGATCGCGCCATCCTGGTGCCGATCCGTGCCGTCTGGCAGTTGCACGGCATACATGGCGCGGACCATCACGACGATGATGGCGACGAAGCCAGTGTGCATGACGCAGCCGAGCCGCATCAGCATCCCGACGGCCGCGAAGAAGGCCATGAGCATGGGCATGTCGATGCCGACGCGCCGCTCGACGAGCAATTCGACGCGCAGACGCCCGGCATTCCGGCCGTTCTCGTCAAGCCGAAGACGATTGCCGATGCCTATCGCTTGCGGCAGGAATACCGCACGGGCACAACGCTCGGCATTTTCCCGGCCGAGGTGCTGACCAGGCTCTATGCGACACTCGGCGATGCCCGCAGCCTGCTTCTGGCGATCGCGCTCGGCACGCAGGCGATCGTGATTGCCGCGATCGTGCTGGTCACTATCATGCATGTCGGCTCGCGACGCCGGCAGATCGGCGCCCTGCGGGCGCTTGGAACACCGGTCCGCTCGATCGTCACGCTCGTCTGGGGCGAGCTCTTCGTCCTGTTCGCCGCCGGCATCCTGCTCGGTATCGCGCTCGGCTACACGGCAGCGCTGGTTATCTCCGTCAAGCTGGCGGCAGCGACCGCCGTGCGCCTGCCCGTCGGTTTCTCTTTCGATGATCTCTGGCTTGTCGGAGGCTTTGCAGGCGTTGCCGCGATCATCTCCATCGTGCCGGCGTTCAGCGCGCTACGCTCCAGCCCGGCTGCCGCACTGCGCGCCTAA
- a CDS encoding ABC transporter ATP-binding protein: MLALDISGLEKQFPGLAAPVLAIDRFHLPAGGRLAITGASGSGKSTFVNAITGLEDVGNGRVSWSGTEITRLSSGRRDAFRARNIGLVMQDFHLFPGLSAFENVVLPIKLTRRLASNERERALYLLSVTGIARPQQKVETLSRGEMQRVAVARALLSRPGVIVADEPTASLDRQAGHEVAELLLQLSAEEGTTLVVVTHDATLAERLGRRINLVNGRIEEDSQEVAAQ, translated from the coding sequence ATGCTTGCGCTCGATATCTCCGGTCTTGAAAAGCAGTTCCCCGGCCTGGCCGCGCCGGTTCTCGCCATCGACCGCTTCCATCTGCCGGCGGGCGGCAGGCTTGCGATCACCGGTGCCTCGGGTTCCGGCAAAAGCACATTCGTCAATGCCATTACCGGCTTGGAAGATGTCGGGAATGGCAGGGTATCCTGGAGCGGTACGGAGATCACGCGCCTGTCGTCCGGCCGGCGCGATGCGTTCCGCGCCCGCAATATCGGCCTCGTCATGCAGGACTTTCATCTGTTTCCCGGCTTGTCCGCCTTCGAGAATGTCGTGTTGCCGATCAAGCTGACACGGCGTCTTGCCTCCAACGAACGGGAACGTGCGCTTTATCTGCTGTCTGTCACCGGTATCGCCCGACCGCAACAGAAGGTCGAAACCTTGTCGCGCGGCGAGATGCAGCGCGTTGCCGTTGCCCGCGCATTGCTGTCGCGCCCCGGCGTCATCGTCGCCGACGAGCCGACCGCCAGCCTCGATCGTCAGGCGGGCCATGAGGTTGCGGAACTTCTGCTGCAGCTTTCGGCCGAGGAGGGGACGACGCTTGTCGTCGTCACGCATGACGCCACACTCGCCGAGCGCCTCGGCCGCCGCATCAATCTGGTAAACGGGCGGATCGAGGAAGACAGCCAAGAGGTTGCCGCGCAATGA
- a CDS encoding alkaline phosphatase, with translation MRKFLLAMMSATVMSGAAHAATVYPLDRATVLAGSPFDFKVEFSKVVKPEDVKVTVNGESYDAVFGKAADFVAEEKGAEDKVLGSALILRGVKLAKPGQYKVEVLAGDEKKSVNWDVYGTSAMPKAKNIIFLLGDGLSVAHRTGARLMSKGMTEGKANGRLAMDDIPPVAFIGTSSTSAIATDSANTMSAYMTGHKSAVNALGVYADRTPASLDDPKVETIGEALRRTGKKSLGIVTTAEVEDATPAALVSHTRKRGDKAEIVGMMYDVKPDVLLGGGSAYFLAKSVPGSKRKDDKDYIALFKDAGYAVATDKSELATAAGSNQDKLLGLFHTGNLDVALDREFLKKGTVDKFPNQPGLVDMTKVALDKLAKNPDGFFLVVEGASIDKMSHPLDWDRALVDTIEFDKAVAVAHAFQEKNPDTLIVVTGDHTHGVSIIGTVDDNKPGTEMREKVGTYAAAGFPNYEDKDGDGYPDRVDVSRRLFMAANNGPDHYETFRPKLDGPFVPAVQNEKKEYVANEAYKDVPGAVFVQGNIPRDEDSGVHAVDDVVLQAAGPGAEGFRGYMEQSDVYRVLADTFALGTEKM, from the coding sequence ATGCGTAAATTTCTTCTCGCCATGATGTCTGCGACCGTAATGTCCGGCGCAGCCCATGCAGCGACAGTCTATCCGTTGGACCGGGCAACGGTACTCGCCGGCTCGCCATTCGATTTTAAGGTGGAATTCAGCAAGGTTGTGAAGCCGGAAGACGTGAAAGTCACGGTCAACGGCGAAAGCTACGATGCGGTTTTCGGCAAGGCGGCTGATTTCGTCGCAGAAGAAAAGGGCGCTGAAGACAAGGTTCTTGGGTCCGCCCTGATCCTGCGTGGCGTCAAGCTCGCAAAGCCCGGCCAGTACAAGGTCGAGGTTTTGGCCGGCGACGAGAAGAAGTCCGTCAACTGGGATGTCTATGGCACATCGGCCATGCCGAAGGCCAAGAACATCATCTTCCTGCTCGGCGACGGCCTTTCGGTTGCACACCGCACCGGCGCCCGCCTCATGTCCAAAGGCATGACCGAAGGCAAGGCCAATGGCCGCCTCGCCATGGACGACATCCCGCCGGTTGCCTTCATCGGCACGTCCTCGACCTCGGCCATCGCAACCGACAGTGCCAACACCATGTCGGCCTACATGACCGGCCACAAGTCGGCGGTAAACGCACTCGGCGTCTATGCCGACCGCACGCCGGCAAGCCTAGACGACCCGAAGGTCGAAACGATCGGTGAAGCACTGCGCCGCACGGGCAAGAAGTCGCTCGGGATCGTCACCACGGCCGAAGTCGAAGATGCGACGCCGGCAGCGCTCGTTTCCCATACGCGCAAGCGTGGCGACAAGGCTGAGATCGTCGGCATGATGTACGACGTCAAGCCGGATGTCCTGCTCGGCGGCGGCTCGGCCTATTTCCTGGCGAAGAGCGTTCCGGGCTCCAAGCGCAAGGACGACAAGGACTATATCGCGCTCTTCAAGGATGCCGGCTATGCCGTTGCCACCGACAAGAGCGAACTGGCCACCGCTGCCGGCTCCAACCAGGACAAGCTGCTCGGTCTCTTCCACACCGGCAACCTCGATGTCGCGCTCGATCGCGAATTCCTCAAGAAGGGCACCGTCGACAAGTTCCCGAACCAGCCCGGTCTGGTCGACATGACCAAGGTCGCGCTCGACAAGCTCGCCAAGAACCCGGACGGTTTCTTCCTCGTGGTTGAAGGTGCCTCCATCGATAAGATGAGCCATCCGCTCGACTGGGATCGTGCACTGGTCGACACGATCGAGTTCGACAAGGCCGTGGCCGTTGCCCACGCATTCCAGGAAAAGAACCCGGATACGCTTATTGTCGTCACCGGCGACCACACGCATGGCGTCTCGATCATCGGCACCGTCGACGATAACAAGCCGGGTACCGAAATGCGCGAAAAGGTCGGCACCTATGCCGCTGCCGGCTTCCCGAACTACGAAGACAAGGATGGCGACGGCTATCCGGATCGCGTCGACGTTTCGCGTCGCCTGTTCATGGCCGCCAATAACGGCCCTGATCACTACGAGACCTTCCGTCCAAAGCTCGATGGTCCTTTTGTTCCGGCTGTTCAAAACGAGAAGAAGGAATATGTTGCCAACGAAGCCTACAAGGACGTGCCCGGCGCCGTCTTCGTGCAGGGCAATATTCCGCGGGACGAGGATAGCGGTGTCCACGCCGTTGACGATGTCGTGCTCCAGGCAGCCGGCCCGGGTGCCGAGGGTTTCCGCGGCTACATGGAACAGAGCGACGTCTATCGCGTGCTGGCCGATACCTTCGCGCTCGGCACCGAAAAGATGTAA
- a CDS encoding Lrp/AsnC family transcriptional regulator — MDEQLDKLDLRLLEELQKDGRLTNNELGERIALSPSQCSRRRTRLEAEGYIRSYQANLDRQRLGLDMLVVISVTLATHNRDNARRFSQLINGLPEVLEAYALTGEMDYHLKVATRGLTDLSRFVNDVLLPHESVQHVKTAIVLDTLKTFEGFPIALPQG, encoded by the coding sequence ATGGATGAACAGCTCGACAAATTGGATCTGCGCCTGCTGGAGGAACTTCAGAAAGACGGCAGATTGACGAACAACGAACTCGGCGAGCGCATTGCCCTTTCGCCGTCGCAATGCTCGCGCCGCCGCACCAGACTGGAGGCGGAAGGCTATATTCGCAGCTACCAGGCCAATCTCGACCGGCAGCGACTGGGGCTGGATATGCTCGTTGTCATTTCGGTGACGCTTGCCACCCATAACAGAGACAATGCCCGCCGTTTTTCGCAGCTCATCAACGGACTGCCGGAGGTGTTGGAAGCCTATGCGCTGACAGGCGAAATGGACTATCACCTTAAGGTCGCCACCCGCGGGCTTACCGATCTCTCCCGCTTCGTCAACGACGTGCTGCTGCCGCATGAATCCGTTCAGCACGTGAAGACGGCGATCGTCCTCGATACCCTCAAGACCTTCGAAGGATTTCCAATCGCGCTACCACAAGGCTGA
- a CDS encoding SAM-dependent methyltransferase, producing MTYAAVQTRNLEEFSEVLLRCNHLYHPSNDSIALRNAVESRRQIEIFDYNLSADAFTRAFGMRNSLKCLQALTSLEDAVHRYRRVCDLGCGSGAFSLAFAYLAHNPELELRGLDLSEHQLSLARELMAAAGLPGDFQFEQRNLPAQIGYLPDLTISSYWFCENERVLADPLLFDLMAGREMLIVDYETIIDRIAACLPKGFRILARRSAHVDIPSALTDFVAQKRASVHSIHIGRTAA from the coding sequence ATGACATACGCGGCCGTACAGACACGAAATCTCGAAGAATTTTCCGAGGTCCTGCTAAGGTGTAACCACCTGTACCATCCAAGCAACGACAGTATTGCTTTGCGCAATGCTGTCGAAAGCCGGCGCCAGATCGAGATATTCGACTATAACCTCTCCGCCGATGCCTTCACCCGTGCATTCGGCATGCGAAACTCTCTGAAATGCCTGCAGGCGCTTACCAGCCTCGAAGACGCCGTCCACAGATATAGAAGGGTATGCGATCTCGGCTGCGGCTCCGGCGCCTTCAGCCTTGCCTTTGCCTATCTCGCCCACAATCCCGAGCTGGAGCTTCGGGGGCTGGATTTATCCGAACACCAGCTGTCCCTCGCCAGAGAATTGATGGCTGCCGCGGGGTTGCCCGGCGATTTCCAGTTCGAGCAAAGAAATCTGCCGGCGCAGATCGGTTACCTCCCCGATCTGACAATTTCCTCTTACTGGTTCTGCGAAAATGAGCGCGTGCTCGCCGATCCCCTTCTCTTCGACCTCATGGCCGGTCGGGAGATGCTCATTGTCGATTATGAGACGATTATCGACCGCATCGCCGCCTGTCTTCCCAAAGGGTTCCGTATTCTTGCACGGCGCAGCGCCCATGTTGACATTCCATCCGCGCTGACGGATTTCGTCGCGCAGAAGAGAGCAAGCGTTCACAGCATCCACATTGGCCGGACCGCAGCTTAA